The proteins below come from a single Xyrauchen texanus isolate HMW12.3.18 chromosome 3, RBS_HiC_50CHRs, whole genome shotgun sequence genomic window:
- the LOC127622081 gene encoding LOW QUALITY PROTEIN: annexin A1-like (The sequence of the model RefSeq protein was modified relative to this genomic sequence to represent the inferred CDS: substituted 3 bases at 3 genomic stop codons), whose product MDGFKGGPAETAYFGTVKADPNFNDQNDAAKLKKATETKGADEATIVEVLAKKSNAQSQQIKAVYQQSAGKSLVDDLKKALKSDFEGLVLACXXHLXALYDALEMKRSMKNVGTNEAVLSEILGTRSNKEITHESLFPTKGYFTVPIHVALFEAGEHRVGTVCSVFIDVITFLAHQLRNTGLDTI is encoded by the exons ATGGAC GGCTTTAAAGGTGGTCCTGCTGAGACGGCATACTTTGGAACAGTCAAGGCTGATCCTAACTTTAATGACCAAAATGATGCTGCAAAATTGAAGAAAGCCACTGAGACCAAAG GTGCGGATGAAGCCACTATTGTGGAGGTGCTAGCAAAGAAGAGCAATGCGCAGAGCCAACAAATCAAAGCAGTTTATCAGCAGTCGGCAGGAAAA TCTCTAGTAGATGATTTGAAAAAGGCTCTGAAGTCAGATTTTGAGGGTTTGGTCCTGGCTTGTTGATGACACTTATGAGCTTTGTATGATGCTCTTGAAATGAAAAGATCCATGAAG AATGTTGGCACAAATGAGGCTGTCTTAAGTGAAATTCTGGGAACCAGATCAAACAAGGAGATCACACACGAGTCACTTTTTCCAACAAAAGGCTACTTCACTGTTCCTATTCATGTT GCTTTGTTTGAAGCAGGAGAGCATCGTGTTGGCACTGTGTGCTCTGTCTTTATTGACGTCATCACATTTTTGgctcaccagttgagaaacactggtttAGATACAATTTGA